The following DNA comes from Castanea sativa cultivar Marrone di Chiusa Pesio chromosome 10, ASM4071231v1.
agctccgaccagtcaagcaccgatccatgtttgtttgtgtatgtctgtgttttttttttttgagcaaagtttATATCTGTATATTCTGTGTTGTGAAAAAGATGAGAGGATGAGTCTGTTGCAaacggatcagagagagaaaaaaaggagcgaaggaaaatcataaaatattgtataaacgagctacagtaaccgtgtatatttacacggaactgtagctcggggatgggtttacactATTTTAGCCAGTTTTAGCTCTACTGATGTAgttcaaaatgtgtaaaattgaaaaaaatttgtattatacatgattttagatacactgatgtggatgctctaataccaTTGTTATAGGGATTTCGTTGCAAATATACATATGAAATGATATATACCTAGCATCTGGTAAGACATCTTCCCCGTTGAATGATCGAAGATTTTGCAGCCTGAGCTTCTCCAGAATCGCTGCGTCAGCATTGTGTTCACAACAATCTGCAATTATTGCAGTCACCCTCCCATCTTCATCCTCCTCTTCATACGCATTAATGAAGTGGAATGTTACATATAATGGCACTTCCACGCTAGCAACCTTCAAAATTCAGTGAAATTTAGAACTCTTTTTTTCGATGAATAAAGTTCAAACAAAAAGATTACAACAAACCCATCTATAACAAATAACATCataagaaaattattgtttcacaCTTTATTAGGTATAAACTCCGAACAATAATATTTACACTTTTAACACAAAACgtccataattttaaaaaatgtttacatGATGTAAAAGAATGTGAATACGATTAGATTCGAAACTATAAAaccccttttatatatatatatatatgaatttttaatgtatttatattatttcttaattctatagaaaaaatttgagtttgaatCCGCAGGTGTGGaaagaaacaagaagaagaaaagaaatctaCTTTAATGGAAGAGAGAAGTGAACTTACAATTTTGCCACTAGCTTTACACACGACATGCATAAACGCTTTAGAATCAGGGTGCCATTCAAACTTGTACAGTGGAGTGGGCTCGGCCTTGAGCAAATTTTGGGCACAATACCTTAGTGGCATCTCAGGCACAATAACATAGTGCTCAGTCACCGGGAAAGAGTGAACCCACCCTGCTGCCGGACCGCCACGGCAATCCACCCGCCCGATCACCTTCCGCTCATTCGTTCCCGGCTCCATCCTCACCACCAAGTACCCCGGAATCACCAAATCAGGTAGCAAAGTCAAGAATTCTGTGTCAGTCACAATAGGGTGTGCTGAGTGAATTAGACCACCTAATGTGTCACTATACTCAAATTTCCCCAATGTGTCCAATGTGTCGGGGTCTACGACTATTGACCCTTTTTGTGTCTCCGTTAGACAAACCACACGACCATCACCAAGTTTGACAACCCCAGTGTTTGCATTATCGGTTAGTGATACACCTGAGAATAAATTTGCAAGCTCACCAACATAGGAAAGGAAATTGTCAGTTTTAGGAACCTCAGAGAATTCACGGTAgcataattttttgttcttctttgcAGCCTTATAGGCCTCGGACTCAATTTGGCGATGGCCTGCGATTACTCGACCATTTTCAAAGTAGAGCTTGACTAGAGTGGCGTAGCCATCAAATAGGTGGCGAAAGTTGT
Coding sequences within:
- the LOC142614198 gene encoding carotenoid cleavage dioxygenase 8 homolog B, chloroplastic, with translation MASMKYLAIGNSICPATVEVSDKSGCVLDGFSFRSSNFTRKRNVRDLRIMSVATHQLPEIDVAPPSSREKQSDHGDWNHVAWTSVRQERWEGELAVEGEIPLWLSGTYLRNGPGLWHIGDYNFRHLFDGYATLVKLYFENGRVIAGHRQIESEAYKAAKKNKKLCYREFSEVPKTDNFLSYVGELANLFSGVSLTDNANTGVVKLGDGRVVCLTETQKGSIVVDPDTLDTLGKFEYSDTLGGLIHSAHPIVTDTEFLTLLPDLVIPGYLVVRMEPGTNERKVIGRVDCRGGPAAGWVHSFPVTEHYVIVPEMPLRYCAQNLLKAEPTPLYKFEWHPDSKAFMHVVCKASGKIVASVEVPLYVTFHFINAYEEEDEDGRVTAIIADCCEHNADAAILEKLRLQNLRSFNGEDVLPDARVGRFIIPFDGSSNGKLETALDPNEHGRGMDMCSINPKYLGKKYRYAYACGAHRPCNFPNILTKLDLFGKKAKNWYEEGAVPSEPYFVPRPGATEEDDGVVISMISQKNGEGYALLLDGSSFKEIARAKFPYGLPYGLHGCWVPKK